One genomic window of Caminibacter pacificus includes the following:
- a CDS encoding 6-hydroxymethylpterin diphosphokinase MptE-like protein: protein MQKLFEKNLKFFYENIPSYYKLITSIKKRNFQIKNDNLYHNGNPVYPNSITIDSKTISTNPLKNPLWEKSFFINPDFWDEKEFYATGKVINSFMSKEKNYAFESDFLPTTILFGLLSGKHLQNLVEKYYFQSLFIYEPNPEFFAISLYFVDYEKLYTKLDKRLFLWIGGEIDYFAIEKFFYERVVTSSFLNIYYKAYEHPLINDAIAKFSNIQASKLRGWGTYEDEMKGIKKHKKNINKYPILEEKRKINAPICVIANGKSLEDSIEFIKKNRDSIILVSVGTAIKPLLKHDIQPDFHIEQERIDILPDVLKDTLPFFNGYFLGASVVDEKVFKMAKKPLMFIREAFTLEDCYKPLIGSSPIVGNAGFAFAANFTDEIYLCGMDLGFKIGQKKHASGSFYDDRDDTAKSGIKIKGNFDEYVYTDSLFLSSKDKIEKMIEMFNLKVYNLSKGAYIKGAQPLKNKNLPKIDKEKVISQMLKAFKTKKYPPCNVDTKPLIKALKEAFKLKISNQKELTGAVDFIEDLVKEYAKIDKKTFTLLKGSIFHILINFYALSFSKDPKEMQETISENLDVFSK from the coding sequence ATGCAAAAACTTTTTGAAAAAAACCTGAAATTTTTTTATGAAAATATTCCAAGTTATTACAAACTGATAACATCCATAAAAAAAAGAAATTTCCAAATAAAAAACGATAATCTCTACCATAACGGAAATCCGGTATATCCCAATTCAATCACAATCGATTCAAAAACAATTTCGACTAATCCCTTAAAAAACCCTCTGTGGGAAAAAAGCTTTTTTATAAATCCCGACTTTTGGGATGAAAAAGAGTTTTATGCTACCGGAAAAGTTATCAATTCATTTATGAGCAAAGAAAAAAACTACGCTTTTGAAAGCGATTTTTTGCCTACAACCATACTTTTCGGGCTCCTTAGCGGAAAACATCTTCAAAATTTAGTAGAAAAATACTATTTTCAATCTCTATTTATCTACGAACCGAATCCGGAATTTTTTGCAATCAGTCTCTATTTTGTGGATTATGAAAAACTATACACCAAACTCGATAAAAGACTTTTTTTATGGATAGGTGGAGAGATAGACTATTTTGCAATCGAAAAATTCTTTTATGAAAGAGTCGTTACTTCAAGCTTTTTAAATATCTACTACAAAGCTTACGAACACCCTTTAATTAATGACGCAATTGCAAAATTTTCAAACATACAAGCCAGCAAACTAAGAGGCTGGGGAACATATGAAGATGAAATGAAAGGTATAAAAAAACACAAAAAAAACATAAACAAATATCCGATTTTGGAAGAAAAAAGAAAAATTAACGCTCCGATATGCGTTATTGCAAACGGAAAAAGTTTGGAAGATTCGATCGAATTTATCAAAAAAAACAGAGATTCGATAATTTTAGTATCGGTAGGTACTGCAATAAAACCTCTTTTAAAACACGACATCCAGCCCGATTTTCATATAGAACAAGAGAGAATAGATATTTTGCCGGATGTATTAAAAGATACGCTGCCGTTTTTTAATGGGTATTTTTTAGGTGCAAGCGTAGTGGATGAAAAAGTTTTTAAAATGGCTAAAAAACCGCTGATGTTTATAAGAGAAGCTTTTACTCTTGAGGATTGCTATAAACCTCTTATCGGATCATCACCTATAGTCGGAAACGCAGGGTTTGCTTTTGCAGCGAATTTTACGGACGAAATATATCTTTGCGGTATGGATTTAGGCTTTAAAATAGGTCAAAAAAAACACGCAAGCGGCAGTTTTTATGACGATAGAGACGACACGGCAAAAAGCGGAATAAAAATAAAAGGAAATTTTGACGAATACGTTTATACCGACTCTCTTTTTCTCTCTTCAAAAGACAAAATAGAAAAAATGATAGAAATGTTTAATTTAAAAGTTTACAACCTAAGTAAAGGAGCGTATATCAAAGGCGCACAACCTCTAAAAAACAAAAATTTACCTAAAATCGACAAAGAAAAAGTTATCTCTCAAATGCTAAAAGCGTTTAAAACAAAAAAATACCCTCCTTGCAACGTCGATACGAAACCTCTTATTAAAGCATTAAAAGAAGCCTTTAAGCTAAAAATATCAAACCAAAAAGAACTCACGGGTGCCGTTGATTTTATTGAAGATTTAGTAAAAGAGTATGCAAAAATAGACAAAAAAACCTTCACTCTTTTAAAGGGATCGATTTTTCATATACTTATAAATTTCTACGCTCTTTCGTTCTCAAAAGACCCGAAAGAGATGCAAGAGACTATTTCCGAAAACTTAGACGTTTTTAGCAAATAA
- a CDS encoding flagellar hook-basal body complex protein, translating into MTTSFYNSIAGLMSFQQGIDVWGDNISNINTIGFKEKTPDFSTIFSTTLVGTQSSDTGMGSTITSTSLDTSQGSIINTENPFDLAIGGNGWFGVKHGDMTFYTRNGAFNRDAQGYLVNDSGDYLLVANANNLIKQDDGSYIVDTTKQVPDILNTTFTPISLPDNVILPAVATKNVNLTSNLNDDTQITTTKPATENLYFSALYNKDGEDMQIRDSQNLVFGFGNDVKYDSGILSSTFCIPNDEKDGKDVNIDFTLNGKEIKFTLPDGSTSEEILQKLSSELTKNGFTNSISNDTITISTPNEFILKSNDNIMQSTAAAVLTYKTDPKNRYDFATPKDFVEKLKSLADVAYPNETKIGFENGEFYISNLSNETLNAYSHAANNSNEKFLTNLDRLGNVIIPQTDAKSLQFLSNTQDFGGNIIEANGNKDTITFEFTKQKVEPDKITWLGNIKITNENGEVTNLTKEFVFDSNGALLSPKTITLNEPQQIDINFNLTSYAKPDKALSYSFNQDGIEKGYLQHYQIEQNGNIIATFSNAKQAVLGQIPIFHFQNDQGLDSVGGNLFTPTSNSKEAFLYQNNGEYIQGAQILSGSLENSNVSMTTAMTELIITQKAFSASAKTVTTSDEMIQKAINLKR; encoded by the coding sequence ATGACAACCTCATTTTACAATTCAATTGCGGGTCTTATGAGTTTTCAACAAGGAATCGATGTATGGGGCGATAATATCTCAAACATAAATACAATCGGTTTTAAAGAAAAAACTCCCGATTTTTCAACTATTTTTTCAACCACTCTCGTAGGAACCCAAAGTAGCGATACGGGAATGGGCTCCACTATCACCTCAACTTCTCTTGATACGTCTCAAGGTAGTATCATAAACACCGAAAATCCTTTTGATTTGGCAATAGGCGGTAACGGATGGTTCGGAGTAAAACACGGAGATATGACTTTTTATACAAGAAACGGAGCATTTAATAGAGACGCTCAAGGATATTTGGTAAATGATTCGGGAGATTATCTTTTGGTAGCAAATGCCAATAACTTAATAAAACAAGACGACGGAAGCTATATCGTTGATACGACAAAACAGGTTCCCGATATTTTAAATACGACATTCACTCCAATCTCTCTTCCTGATAACGTGATTTTACCGGCGGTGGCGACTAAAAACGTAAACCTCACTTCAAACCTAAACGACGACACTCAAATTACAACAACAAAACCCGCTACCGAAAACCTATATTTCAGTGCTCTTTATAACAAAGACGGAGAAGATATGCAAATTAGAGATTCTCAAAATTTGGTATTCGGTTTTGGAAACGATGTAAAATACGATTCTGGAATTTTATCTTCTACTTTTTGTATTCCAAACGACGAAAAAGACGGAAAAGACGTTAATATAGATTTTACACTAAACGGAAAAGAGATTAAATTCACACTTCCCGACGGCTCTACAAGCGAAGAGATTTTACAAAAACTATCAAGCGAACTGACTAAAAACGGATTTACAAACTCAATCTCAAACGACACCATCACTATAAGCACTCCTAATGAATTTATCTTAAAATCAAACGATAATATAATGCAAAGCACGGCGGCTGCCGTTTTGACATACAAAACGGACCCTAAAAACCGATACGACTTCGCAACTCCGAAAGATTTCGTAGAAAAACTAAAATCCCTTGCTGATGTAGCGTATCCAAACGAAACTAAAATAGGATTTGAAAACGGAGAATTTTATATTTCGAATTTAAGTAATGAAACTCTAAACGCTTACTCTCACGCGGCAAACAATTCCAACGAAAAATTCCTAACAAACCTCGATAGACTCGGAAACGTGATAATTCCTCAAACGGACGCTAAAAGTCTTCAGTTTTTAAGCAATACTCAAGATTTCGGAGGAAACATTATCGAAGCAAACGGAAATAAAGACACTATTACGTTTGAATTTACAAAACAAAAAGTCGAGCCCGATAAAATTACCTGGCTTGGAAACATCAAAATAACAAACGAAAACGGAGAAGTTACGAATCTAACAAAAGAGTTCGTTTTCGATTCTAACGGAGCTTTGTTATCACCAAAAACCATAACCCTAAACGAACCGCAACAAATCGATATTAATTTCAACCTAACATCCTATGCAAAACCCGATAAAGCTCTTAGCTATTCGTTTAATCAAGACGGAATAGAAAAAGGATATCTCCAACACTATCAAATAGAACAAAACGGAAACATTATCGCTACATTTTCAAACGCAAAACAAGCCGTTTTGGGACAAATTCCTATTTTTCATTTTCAAAACGACCAAGGGCTCGATAGTGTAGGAGGTAATCTTTTCACTCCTACTTCAAATTCAAAAGAAGCGTTTTTATATCAAAACAACGGAGAATACATCCAAGGCGCTCAAATTTTATCCGGAAGTCTTGAAAATTCAAACGTTTCGATGACTACGGCAATGACCGAACTAATTATTACTCAAAAAGCATTCAGTGCAAGCGCAAAAACAGTCACGACAAGTGACGAAATGATTCAAAAAGCGATAAATTTAAAAAGATAG
- a CDS encoding diguanylate cyclase, with protein MRFLIFFVLIKLLFAVDLNSTQREYLNTRVFNIATTTKWEPFNTEIDGKLVGIAVDYWKLIAKKTGINYKFLIKPTWIEVLQAIEYGDADLALGAGKTKEREKYAVFTKPYVTFPLVIATRNDVGFIPNITFLRNKIIAVGKGYTAEALLKKNYPNLNVISVPTIDEALKMVKEGKVYAAIDILPVIAYKINKYQYDNLKISGQLDIKFPVRFMINKSEKELVPIINKAIDEITFDERENIYKKWITAQKSKPNYFQIVIIIILAAIIVMLIIWVVKLKIKLKYEHEYEIMLEKLASYDKLTGIYNRQKLEEFLEMFASVYQINNEPFSVIFFDVDNFKKINDDFGHQVGDIVLVEISSIIQSSIRKRDIFGRWGGEEFMIILENCKIDEACSIAENIRKKIEKHNFGINRAVTCSFGVSEYAGGDLKYFLLEVDEKLYKAKREGKNRVIC; from the coding sequence ATGAGATTTTTGATTTTTTTTGTGTTAATAAAACTTTTATTCGCCGTCGATTTAAACTCCACTCAAAGAGAGTATTTAAATACGAGAGTATTTAATATTGCAACAACTACGAAGTGGGAACCGTTTAATACCGAAATCGACGGAAAACTTGTCGGAATAGCCGTTGATTATTGGAAACTTATAGCTAAAAAAACGGGGATTAATTATAAATTTTTAATAAAGCCTACTTGGATAGAAGTATTGCAAGCTATAGAATACGGCGATGCCGATTTGGCTCTTGGTGCCGGAAAAACTAAAGAGAGGGAAAAATATGCAGTTTTTACTAAGCCTTACGTTACTTTTCCTCTTGTAATCGCCACAAGAAACGATGTAGGATTTATTCCCAATATCACTTTTTTAAGAAATAAAATAATAGCTGTCGGTAAAGGATATACGGCAGAAGCGTTACTTAAAAAAAATTATCCCAATCTAAACGTCATAAGCGTACCCACGATTGATGAAGCTTTAAAAATGGTAAAAGAGGGCAAAGTTTATGCCGCTATAGATATTTTGCCGGTAATTGCTTACAAAATCAACAAATACCAATACGATAATTTAAAAATTTCAGGACAGCTTGATATAAAGTTTCCTGTTAGGTTTATGATAAATAAAAGTGAAAAAGAACTTGTGCCGATTATTAATAAAGCGATTGACGAAATAACGTTTGATGAGAGAGAAAATATTTATAAAAAATGGATTACGGCTCAAAAGTCAAAACCGAATTATTTTCAAATCGTTATTATCATAATTTTAGCCGCTATAATCGTAATGCTTATTATTTGGGTCGTTAAACTCAAGATCAAATTAAAATATGAACATGAATACGAAATAATGCTTGAAAAACTTGCTAGTTACGATAAACTCACAGGTATTTACAACCGCCAAAAACTCGAAGAATTTTTGGAAATGTTTGCAAGTGTTTATCAAATAAACAATGAGCCTTTTAGCGTAATATTTTTTGATGTGGATAATTTTAAAAAAATAAACGACGATTTCGGTCATCAGGTAGGAGATATCGTACTTGTAGAGATAAGCTCCATAATTCAAAGCAGTATCAGAAAAAGAGATATTTTCGGCAGATGGGGCGGGGAAGAATTTATGATAATTCTTGAAAATTGCAAAATCGACGAAGCTTGCAGTATTGCCGAAAATATAAGAAAAAAAATAGAAAAACACAATTTCGGTATTAATAGAGCAGTGACTTGCAGCTTCGGAGTTAGCGAGTATGCGGGAGGGGATTTGAAATATTTCTTGCTCGAAGTGGATGAAAAGCTATATAAGGCTAAAAGAGAAGGAAAAAACAGAGTTATTTGCTAA
- a CDS encoding flagellar hook-basal body complex protein: MMRSLWSGVSGLNAHQIAMDVEANNIANVNTVGFKYSRTNFQNLLSQTVKSATAPQGNLGGKNSLQIGLGTSVSSVETIFKQGSIQNTDKNTDMAINGDGFFIVSGDGGKTYRYTRAGDFTFDANGNFVDPNGYIVQGWLADPETHNIDTAKGLQPISIPPGLTTPANPTSKISIKANLNSGDHIVEKAGTRPTVDQTADMNGIYDANGNKINLTPDVDKLQLGIDINNDGTIDTATEVFTFVYGKSTSPDDNKFTTIKELMDKINAKILESTGDTPDAYNAKVYLNGDGQIVDPKNKIVVSDSVFASTNQVLGDVFKGLQGPSITTGSLKAIQNSFIGADDVGELFNNNGDAFNLEDGQGISVNINGLGETRKFIYTKDPINSSEGCGTATGSYQPAKPITADSNEGFHWLFYSDASSDADNRAYLSTNQQLSFVLSNGDTVTYTYGKDFQTISDLCCLLNTDLTNRNINDIISFKDGKIVESSGSGIQDAQVRDSNGNVIAADTTTVLGRLAKMMDGLDGTGSETSTFYKNDIYYFHDIQDLANLWQMAVDASGDPANSTTGNSGIVSITDNGEINVKNTSPSSFNITVNGYPSDEQDNQLFTDAFSPINGTVAAGGSAFSQAMNAAVHTTSMDIFDSLGAKHTLTFHFRKTHTSTSPNDPTVWKWYAEVPAPSSLDQPAYGYVKFNSDGSINSFNPPSLIFNPNNGATTGQAVQLDFGDPNKFNGLTSFEAPSTTSGQTQDGYPGGDLQQLVVDQTGTIIGVFTNGRSYSLAQVALAKFVNNEGLMNEGGTLFAASPNSGDPIVGTAGTGGRGSIQPSSLEMSNVDLSRSLTQLIVIQRGFQANSKTITTSDQMLNTLLQLKQ; the protein is encoded by the coding sequence ATGATGAGAAGTTTATGGAGCGGGGTTAGCGGACTTAACGCTCATCAAATAGCTATGGACGTAGAAGCCAACAACATCGCTAACGTAAATACCGTGGGATTTAAGTACAGCCGTACGAATTTTCAAAACCTACTTAGCCAAACCGTAAAAAGCGCAACTGCTCCTCAAGGAAACTTAGGAGGTAAAAACTCGCTTCAAATAGGTCTTGGTACGAGTGTAAGCTCGGTTGAAACGATTTTTAAGCAAGGAAGTATTCAAAATACCGATAAAAATACGGATATGGCTATAAACGGAGACGGGTTTTTTATCGTAAGCGGCGACGGAGGAAAAACATACCGCTACACAAGAGCCGGTGATTTTACTTTTGACGCAAACGGAAATTTCGTAGACCCTAACGGATATATCGTTCAAGGTTGGCTGGCAGACCCTGAAACTCACAACATAGATACCGCAAAAGGTCTTCAACCGATATCAATTCCTCCCGGACTAACGACTCCGGCAAATCCTACCAGCAAAATTTCTATAAAAGCCAACCTAAATAGCGGCGATCATATAGTAGAAAAAGCCGGAACAAGACCTACAGTAGATCAAACGGCCGATATGAACGGAATTTACGATGCCAACGGAAACAAAATAAACCTAACTCCCGATGTCGATAAATTACAACTCGGAATCGATATAAATAACGACGGAACTATCGATACCGCAACGGAAGTTTTTACGTTCGTATACGGGAAAAGCACTTCGCCTGACGATAACAAATTTACTACGATTAAAGAATTAATGGATAAAATCAACGCTAAAATTTTAGAATCTACGGGTGATACTCCGGATGCCTACAACGCAAAAGTATACCTAAACGGAGACGGACAAATCGTAGACCCTAAAAACAAAATCGTAGTTAGCGACTCTGTTTTCGCCTCTACAAACCAAGTTTTAGGTGACGTTTTCAAAGGTTTACAAGGACCTTCTATCACTACCGGTTCTTTAAAAGCTATTCAAAACAGCTTTATAGGCGCCGATGACGTAGGAGAGCTTTTTAACAACAACGGAGACGCCTTTAATCTTGAAGACGGACAAGGAATTAGCGTAAATATCAACGGTCTTGGAGAAACAAGAAAATTCATCTACACAAAAGACCCTATTAATTCGAGTGAGGGTTGCGGTACGGCAACAGGTTCTTATCAACCTGCAAAACCTATCACGGCAGATTCAAACGAAGGATTCCATTGGCTCTTTTATTCCGACGCTTCAAGCGATGCGGATAATAGAGCGTATCTAAGTACGAATCAACAACTATCGTTCGTACTCTCAAACGGTGATACGGTAACTTATACATACGGAAAAGATTTTCAAACTATAAGTGATTTATGCTGTTTATTAAACACTGACCTTACAAATAGAAACATCAACGATATAATCTCATTTAAAGACGGTAAAATAGTCGAATCAAGCGGTAGCGGAATCCAAGACGCTCAGGTGAGAGACTCAAACGGAAACGTAATCGCTGCAGATACTACGACGGTACTCGGAAGACTTGCGAAAATGATGGACGGTCTTGACGGAACGGGAAGTGAAACATCTACTTTTTATAAAAACGATATCTATTATTTCCATGATATCCAAGATTTGGCAAATCTATGGCAAATGGCGGTTGATGCAAGCGGAGACCCTGCTAACTCGACAACAGGAAACAGCGGTATCGTATCTATAACCGACAACGGTGAAATAAATGTCAAAAACACTTCACCTAGTTCGTTTAATATCACCGTAAACGGTTATCCTAGCGACGAACAGGACAATCAACTATTTACAGACGCTTTTTCACCTATTAACGGAACCGTAGCAGCTGGAGGCAGTGCTTTTTCACAAGCAATGAACGCAGCAGTTCATACCACAAGCATGGATATTTTCGACTCACTTGGCGCAAAACACACACTAACGTTTCATTTTAGAAAAACCCATACTTCCACTTCACCAAACGACCCGACCGTATGGAAATGGTATGCTGAGGTGCCTGCTCCTTCAAGCTTGGACCAACCGGCATACGGATACGTAAAATTCAATAGTGACGGAAGTATCAATTCATTCAATCCTCCAAGCTTGATTTTCAACCCGAATAACGGAGCGACTACAGGTCAAGCGGTACAGTTGGATTTCGGAGACCCTAACAAATTCAACGGCCTAACATCTTTTGAAGCACCAAGTACCACAAGCGGACAAACACAAGACGGATACCCGGGAGGTGATTTACAACAACTCGTAGTAGACCAAACAGGTACGATTATCGGCGTATTTACAAACGGAAGAAGCTACAGCCTCGCTCAAGTGGCTCTTGCTAAATTCGTAAATAACGAAGGTTTGATGAACGAAGGAGGAACGTTATTCGCCGCCTCTCCTAACTCCGGAGACCCGATAGTAGGAACGGCCGGAACGGGCGGTAGAGGAAGTATTCAACCAAGCTCTCTTGAAATGAGTAACGTCGACTTAAGCAGAAGCTTAACTCAATTAATCGTAATTCAAAGAGGTTTCCAAGCAAACTCAAAAACGATAACGACATCCGACCAAATGCTAAACACCTTGCTTCAACTCAAACAATAA
- the polX gene encoding DNA polymerase/3'-5' exonuclease PolX: MMTNGEIAKMLAMTADLLEIKGENPFKVRAYRNAARIVENSSKDFDKLVKEGFDLTRLPGIGKDLSEYIKEIVNTGKFHKLEELKKEIPQGLVDMLSIEGLGPKRVKQIYDAFGVTSLEELKKYAQSGELDKLPGFGPKLIEKILKGIKQLKKAGIRFLWAEVEDIAEDLREYLLKFEGVEIVEIAGSYRRKKETVGDLDILVVAKDYPKVSEYFIKYPEVKEVHSAGLTRSTVFLQNGLQVDLRAVSHESYGAALHYFTGSKAHNIEIRKIAISLGMKVNEYGVYKDDKKIAGESEEEVYKAVGLCYIEPELRENRGEIEACRENRLPKLIKREDLRGDLHIHSNYSDGANTIEEIAKKAIELGYEYIAITDHSKRLKVANGMDEKKILRQFEEIDRLNEKFKGKIYIFKGCEVDILEDGSLDYDEEILEKCEIVNAAIHYKFDLPRELQTKRVIKAINNPFVTTISHPTGRILHKREEMSLDFELIFSEAVKNGVFLEINSQPDRLDLNDVLIKQAIEKGVKLVINSDAHNLKSLNFVKYGINQARRGWCEKKNVINTLSLKELKGMLRE, translated from the coding sequence ATGATGACAAACGGCGAAATTGCTAAAATGCTTGCAATGACCGCGGATTTGCTTGAGATTAAAGGTGAAAACCCTTTTAAAGTCAGAGCATACAGAAACGCTGCGAGGATTGTGGAAAATTCAAGTAAAGATTTTGACAAATTGGTAAAAGAGGGATTTGATTTAACTAGACTTCCGGGAATCGGTAAAGATTTGAGCGAATATATAAAAGAGATTGTAAATACGGGCAAATTTCATAAATTGGAGGAGCTTAAAAAGGAGATTCCTCAAGGCTTGGTTGATATGCTAAGTATCGAAGGCTTAGGACCTAAAAGGGTCAAACAAATTTATGACGCATTCGGCGTTACGTCTTTAGAGGAGCTAAAAAAATACGCTCAAAGCGGAGAACTTGATAAGTTACCGGGGTTTGGGCCTAAGCTTATTGAAAAAATCCTAAAAGGCATAAAACAACTAAAAAAAGCCGGTATTAGATTTTTGTGGGCTGAGGTTGAGGATATTGCGGAGGATTTGAGAGAGTATTTGTTGAAATTCGAGGGTGTGGAGATTGTGGAAATTGCGGGAAGTTACAGAAGAAAAAAAGAGACTGTAGGGGATTTGGATATTTTGGTTGTGGCAAAAGATTATCCCAAAGTTAGTGAATATTTCATAAAATATCCCGAAGTAAAAGAGGTCCATTCCGCAGGTCTTACTCGCTCGACCGTCTTTTTACAAAACGGACTACAGGTTGACTTAAGAGCCGTGAGTCATGAGAGCTACGGGGCTGCTTTGCACTATTTTACGGGAAGTAAAGCTCATAATATCGAAATTAGAAAAATAGCTATTTCTTTAGGTATGAAAGTTAATGAATACGGAGTTTATAAAGACGATAAAAAAATAGCCGGTGAGAGCGAAGAAGAGGTTTATAAAGCGGTTGGACTTTGTTATATAGAGCCCGAGCTTAGGGAAAATAGAGGTGAAATAGAGGCTTGCAGGGAAAACAGACTTCCGAAACTTATAAAAAGGGAGGATTTAAGAGGGGATTTGCATATTCATTCAAATTACAGCGACGGAGCGAATACGATAGAAGAGATAGCGAAAAAAGCGATTGAGCTTGGATATGAATATATTGCAATTACAGACCACTCAAAAAGGCTTAAAGTCGCAAACGGAATGGATGAAAAGAAAATTCTTAGGCAATTTGAGGAGATTGATAGGTTAAATGAGAAGTTTAAGGGAAAAATTTATATTTTCAAAGGGTGCGAAGTTGATATTTTAGAAGACGGCTCTTTGGATTATGATGAAGAGATTTTAGAAAAATGTGAAATTGTAAATGCGGCTATTCATTATAAATTCGATTTACCAAGAGAATTACAGACAAAAAGAGTAATAAAAGCGATAAATAATCCTTTTGTCACCACAATATCACATCCCACAGGTAGAATTCTGCACAAAAGAGAAGAGATGAGTTTGGATTTTGAACTTATTTTTAGCGAAGCTGTAAAAAACGGAGTCTTCTTAGAGATAAATTCTCAACCCGACAGACTCGATTTAAACGACGTTTTGATAAAACAGGCAATCGAAAAAGGCGTAAAACTCGTCATAAACAGCGATGCCCATAATTTAAAATCGCTAAATTTCGTAAAATACGGAATAAATCAGGCAAGAAGAGGCTGGTGCGAGAAAAAAAATGTTATAAATACGCTTTCTTTAAAAGAATTAAAAGGAATGCTTAGAGAATGA